TCCAAGAAACTTCCCTAAAAAGCCAAAATCAAACAAGAACAAACCTGAATACTTGCCACATATCCTAAATACAATAGCTGAGTACAAAGGTATGGATAGTGAAGAGCTTGGCAAAAATGTAAGTGAAACAACAAGAAAATTCTTTAATATCTAAGTTTAGACAATTTTTAAATAATATTAAATCAATATTAAAATAATAGAATATAATTTTTATATGATTGATTAAAATCATTTAATAAAATTATAATTTATTAAATTTAAGTAAATCAAACTTATTAATAATCAAAAAATTAAAAAAGGTGAGAAATATGGTAGAACCACATAAACATTGCCCAGTATGCGGCAGCCCAATACCAATGAAAGAAAGAGTCTGCTCTGCAGATTGTCAAAAAGTGTTAGAACAACAACAAAAGAACATTAAAAAAAGCAGATTAATGCTATTTGGTGTAATCGTAGTGTTCATTCTCGTATGGGCATACTTCATGTTCTTTAAATAAATTAACCATAAAAAACAATTAAAACAATAAATGGCTATTAATTAAACTTAATAGCTAACAATATTTTTTTAAACAAAAAGTCAAATTATAATTATTTTTTTAAAATCAGACAATTTTAAGTGATAAAATGTTATTGTCCTCAACAAGTACTTTAGAAAACAAAACCATTGTAAAATATCATGGATTGGTTAATGGAGAATCATTAATTGGATCCAACATATATAAAGACTTATTCTCTGGAGTTAGAGACGTTGTGGCAGGAAGAACCAGCACTTATGCTGAAGAGCTTGAATCAGCAAGAAATGAAGCATTCCAAATTATGGAAAACAAGGCAAAGGAACTTGGTGCCAACGGAATCATAGGGCTTAAGATATCCTATAACAACCTTGGAGGCACTATGGGAAACACCATTTTAGTAACTGCATATGGAACCGCTGTAAGTTACAAATAAACTTAAACTATTTTTTAATCAGCTTTTAATGAGTGAATAAATGCTTAATAAAATCAAACAGAAAGTTAACGATTTATCCATCTCTAAACGTCTCAAGGATGAAGAGGAGAGAAAAGTATTCCTAAAAGAGCTAGGATGCATTGATATAGGGATAATAGTAGGTATAGTCACCTATGTAATTTGCCTATACACTCATTTCGACATTTACGGATGGAATTTCGGATTGGTCTTATCCCCGCTTTTTGCAGGATATGCTGAAAGCCTAGCTGCAAAAAGGTATCTTGAAGAAAGTACCGGTGCAATCAGTGCATTTATTCTTTTCTTAATTACAGTTATCTATGGATTCATCATAGCAAACCCAACTTTAGGATTCAATGTCATTACAGCAGGAAGCATAGTCATAATCCTTCAAGCTGCATTTCCTATTGCTGTGAATTATTTCCTTATCGCAACAATTTTAGCTATTATCTCCCACGTTACAGGTGTCTTCAAGAAGATTACACGTTTCCTATGGAATACATATGAGAAAATCTTCAAGAAAGAGCCAAAAACTAAAGAGACATATAACGAAAAGCAAAGCAAAAAGATACACAGTTTTTATGACAGGAAACTTGATATGAATAATTTAGGAGTCTTGATATTGACTATGGAAGATTCCCCTAAAGAATTGAACATAATTGAATATAAAGGAGTCTACGAATCAACCCATATCTTTTCCGTTAAACAAAGAGAAGAAATAAGATCTGGAATTGAAGACTCAATAGAAAAGGAATTGCTTATTTGTACAAAAATTGCTGAAGATAAGGCATTGTTGAAATTGATTAGGCAATTAAGGGCAGATGGATGCAATGGCCTATTGAACTTGAATATGTCAATTGAAACATTAGGCCCAAGCAAGGGAGAAAACTTAGCCCATGTAGTTATGAGAGGAACTGGAGTCATATTTGAAGAAAAAGAAGATGTAAGTTCCTTATAATCACTAAAAGAATATAATTTATAAATTACCCATATATCTATTTTTTAACTTTTTTTAAGGTATTCTGATTTTTACAATCCCAATAGAATAGCTATTGGATCAAATCCAATCATTTTTATTGCCATATAAATCAGGATTATGGAAAATATCTGTTTTAGTCTTTCCTTAGGCATTTTATAAACTAGTTTTGCACCAATTGTTGCCATAGGAACTGAAAAAAGAACTATGATCACAAAATTCACCAAGCTTACGTAACCTAATGAATATGGCATTGGATTAACTGACCATCCAGTGTAAATGTATGAAATGAGTCCTCCAATAGCTGCCAATGCTATGAAAACTGAAGATGTTCCAATAGCTTGAATCAAGCTGAATCCAAACAATATGCAAAGGGCAGGGATCAGGAAAACTCCCCCACCTACACCAAGCAAGCCAGATACAATCCCTATTGAAAAACCTACAATAGCTGCATTCAATAAATTGAAGTCAAAAAGTGCATTTTCACCATCAGCTCTGGAGCCAAATAGCATATCCAAAGCTACAATAAAGAGTAGGCATGCAAAAATAATCTGCAAGATTCTTGAAGGAACAACATTTGCAAGAAGACCTCCACAAAATCCTCCAATAATTCCAAAAACAACTAATCTGATAGCTGGCTTTACAATTGACTTGTTCTTTTTCTGATGCTGATAAGCTCCAGATGAAGCGGTTGGAATGATGATTGCTAAACTGGTACCTAATGATACCATCATAGCAAGTGAAGGGTCCACACCTACAGAACTGAATAAGAAGAATTGCAAAGGAACCATAAGGAATCCTCCACCCACTCCAAGCAATCCTGAAGCGAATCCTGCAAAAATCCCTATCAAAATCAAACCTATATAAAAGCTAATTGGAAACATGATAACACTTTAAAATATGAGAATTCAAGTTAATATATAAAAATTTATAAATTATATGATTAATAAAACTTATAATAATATTGTATGTCATATTATAAATAAATATTTGAAATAGGATTTTTAGAAATTGAAAAATTAAAATGCTATGGATATGGGGAAATTCTTATGAAAATAAACAAATACATTCCTTTTGGAATAATTCTAATCATTTTTGGAACTATGC
This genomic stretch from Methanobrevibacter ruminantium harbors:
- a CDS encoding DUF2116 family Zn-ribbon domain-containing protein; its protein translation is MVEPHKHCPVCGSPIPMKERVCSADCQKVLEQQQKNIKKSRLMLFGVIVVFILVWAYFMFFK
- a CDS encoding sulfite exporter TauE/SafE family protein, with translation MFPISFYIGLILIGIFAGFASGLLGVGGGFLMVPLQFFLFSSVGVDPSLAMMVSLGTSLAIIIPTASSGAYQHQKKNKSIVKPAIRLVVFGIIGGFCGGLLANVVPSRILQIIFACLLFIVALDMLFGSRADGENALFDFNLLNAAIVGFSIGIVSGLLGVGGGVFLIPALCILFGFSLIQAIGTSSVFIALAAIGGLISYIYTGWSVNPMPYSLGYVSLVNFVIIVLFSVPMATIGAKLVYKMPKERLKQIFSIILIYMAIKMIGFDPIAILLGL
- a CDS encoding YbjQ family protein, whose translation is MLLSSTSTLENKTIVKYHGLVNGESLIGSNIYKDLFSGVRDVVAGRTSTYAEELESARNEAFQIMENKAKELGANGIIGLKISYNNLGGTMGNTILVTAYGTAVSYK